One window from the genome of Streptococcus halotolerans encodes:
- a CDS encoding S1 family peptidase — translation MKKLVACIALGFLLILGNHSTVLADKVIDGEKTRTEIHKCQEYPYQSVVRVQYLKDKKEYGTGFFVGSHHLVTNKHVVNVSKKPLKEIVVRITGKDGKHYDYPVKKIIPAKKDSDDMTILEIGDNPKDKGTLAAITPLKMASPNTIKSLKKGDKLSAIGYPGDKPYGTLWESKGKLTEIEPDGSFLTFAALIYSGNSGSPLINEKNELVGLVNASTDDKKNPKTFGFLLRPELRDFLKTTIKK, via the coding sequence ATGAAAAAACTAGTAGCCTGCATTGCCCTTGGTTTTCTCTTAATACTAGGAAACCACTCTACCGTCTTGGCTGATAAAGTCATTGACGGCGAGAAGACACGCACAGAGATTCACAAATGCCAAGAATATCCTTATCAAAGTGTTGTTAGAGTGCAATACTTAAAAGATAAAAAAGAATATGGGACAGGTTTCTTTGTCGGAAGCCATCACTTAGTCACCAACAAACATGTTGTCAATGTGTCAAAAAAACCCTTAAAAGAAATTGTAGTTCGCATTACAGGGAAAGATGGAAAGCATTATGACTATCCCGTTAAGAAAATAATCCCTGCTAAAAAAGATAGCGATGATATGACTATCTTAGAAATTGGAGATAATCCAAAAGATAAGGGAACATTAGCTGCTATTACTCCCTTAAAAATGGCTAGTCCTAACACCATCAAATCCCTAAAAAAAGGAGACAAACTCAGTGCCATTGGCTACCCGGGGGACAAACCCTACGGAACCCTTTGGGAAAGTAAAGGAAAACTGACCGAAATCGAACCAGATGGGAGTTTCTTAACTTTTGCTGCTCTAATCTATAGCGGCAATTCAGGATCACCACTTATCAATGAGAAAAATGAGTTAGTCGGACTCGTTAATGCTTCAACTGACGATAAAAAGAATCCTAAAACATTTGGATTTTTATTACGACCAGAATTACGAGACTTTTTAAAAACCACAATCAAAAAATAG
- a CDS encoding ABC transporter permease, which yields MNALTRAKLYLKRHYIKTVILTGLLLIVSLSLTLLISLNAAFSKDIQTLSQAQSKRFMVTKIDNSPEHATNPATRHTFQKVASRYHLKANHLIAEVVTVTDKHHSKSRPYSLINQEFLTKAKLLKSKTFLATGSYLKDTDVNKALVSQRFAQKYQLKQGEHFTIKGANGSQHTLTVAGIFKVSQSPVTNRESDSLDNNIITTQATLTKVNPNYTYQTSYYEASTKTEAMQAQTDLQTRKNVAKEYQLKKDASLQAQLKGLKSQQRLFQLIFWGTLVLSTLILAFFLNLWMKSRQLEIGILQSLGKSRGDILLQYILEIFIVATISIVVALLINGLLLPSISDSLRHDLLSASYENTDNAELMPIAFLANHLNLEQLVQHTTSLTVTDISYSIVTNLSLAVGAVFLACSSLLRYSPKKLFAMMS from the coding sequence ATGAATGCTCTGACACGCGCAAAACTTTATTTAAAACGACATTATATCAAAACAGTCATATTAACGGGCTTGCTTTTGATTGTAAGCCTTTCTTTGACACTGCTCATCTCGCTTAACGCAGCGTTTAGTAAAGATATCCAAACGCTCTCACAAGCGCAATCGAAACGTTTTATGGTCACTAAGATAGACAACAGTCCTGAACATGCCACAAACCCAGCTACTCGCCACACATTCCAAAAGGTCGCATCTCGCTATCACCTAAAAGCTAATCACTTAATCGCTGAAGTCGTAACAGTCACCGATAAACACCACTCAAAGTCAAGGCCTTATAGCTTGATTAATCAGGAATTCTTGACAAAAGCTAAATTATTAAAATCGAAAACATTTTTGGCTACAGGAAGTTATTTAAAGGATACTGATGTCAATAAAGCTCTGGTTAGTCAGCGCTTTGCACAAAAATATCAATTAAAACAAGGAGAACATTTCACGATAAAAGGAGCAAATGGCTCCCAACACACCCTAACTGTAGCTGGAATATTTAAAGTATCCCAATCCCCTGTCACTAATCGGGAAAGTGATTCCCTAGATAACAATATCATCACAACACAAGCAACTCTGACAAAAGTCAACCCAAACTATACTTATCAAACCAGTTACTATGAAGCCTCAACGAAGACAGAGGCTATGCAAGCACAGACTGATCTACAAACTCGAAAAAATGTTGCTAAAGAATATCAATTAAAAAAAGATGCCAGTCTTCAAGCGCAGTTGAAAGGATTGAAAAGCCAACAAAGACTGTTTCAACTAATCTTCTGGGGAACTCTTGTTCTTAGCACCTTAATTCTTGCTTTCTTTCTCAATCTATGGATGAAGAGTAGACAACTTGAAATCGGTATTTTACAATCACTTGGAAAAAGTCGAGGCGACATCTTGCTACAATATATTCTAGAAATCTTCATTGTAGCTACGATCTCAATAGTGGTTGCCTTACTAATCAACGGTCTCCTACTGCCCTCCATAAGTGATAGCTTACGCCATGATCTGTTAAGCGCTAGCTATGAAAATACCGATAATGCTGAACTCATGCCTATCGCTTTTCTAGCGAATCATCTCAATCTGGAGCAGCTGGTTCAGCATACCACTAGCTTAACAGTGACCGATATTAGCTATAGTATTGTTACCAACTTATCCTTAGCTGTTGGAGCTGTCTTCCTAGCTTGTTCTTCACTGCTAAGATATTCACCAAAGAAACTCTTTGCCATGATGTCTTAA
- a CDS encoding ABC transporter permease has translation MSFFTRAIYYLYRKRAKTLINFLLFSVIASFLIAIFSLSSSMSGAVVKKHNLTQTITLSASNIFVGDGYGSGELSEKAIQKIASYPEVKSFVPSVSSFASLEDAKLVPIGTTEGDYRRKDIATALTVEGISNSHKDNRFTTSMLKLKSGRHLKPNDHYKVLVHEDFAKHNNLKVGDHLTLGRDPVRYIGKDKTPLKAEIVGIFSGKTFNKPNYNDELVSNTLLSDTSLASDLFGFPKGKTLYSEATYSLKKSVNAKEFIAKVKQDVDDVNWQNYQLTEQNPALKSYNRSISLLQKTVKRLVIVTIIASAILVILLLTFNVHNRLRECGVLLALGKSKVDIVSQYIVENLLLAIPSFIVASLVGKTLGQLLANQTVDSVAHTVREEVMKQLGGYTLGADSQTDLIMQTVKHFQVHLSSNELISMMAISSGLIVIGIIVASLPVILLKPKDILTKIS, from the coding sequence ATGTCATTTTTTACCAGAGCTATTTATTATTTGTATCGAAAAAGAGCAAAAACACTGATCAACTTTTTACTTTTTAGCGTTATTGCCAGTTTTCTAATCGCCATCTTTAGCTTGTCATCATCGATGTCAGGAGCAGTCGTCAAAAAGCATAACCTCACTCAGACCATAACCCTATCAGCTAGTAATATTTTTGTCGGAGATGGTTATGGTTCCGGAGAACTTTCTGAAAAAGCTATTCAAAAAATAGCCAGTTATCCTGAAGTCAAAAGTTTTGTGCCGTCTGTATCATCCTTTGCTAGTTTAGAAGATGCTAAACTAGTCCCTATCGGAACCACCGAAGGCGATTATCGAAGAAAGGATATTGCGACTGCCTTAACCGTCGAAGGTATTTCAAATAGCCATAAAGATAATCGTTTTACAACAAGTATGTTGAAACTCAAAAGCGGACGCCATCTAAAACCTAATGATCACTATAAGGTCTTAGTTCATGAAGACTTTGCCAAACACAATAATCTTAAAGTTGGTGATCATCTAACTTTGGGACGTGATCCCGTTCGCTATATCGGCAAAGATAAAACACCTTTAAAAGCTGAAATTGTCGGTATTTTTAGTGGGAAAACCTTCAATAAACCCAATTATAATGATGAGCTAGTTTCTAACACCTTACTATCTGACACCAGTCTAGCCAGTGACTTATTCGGCTTCCCTAAAGGAAAAACACTTTATAGTGAAGCAACTTATAGCTTAAAAAAATCAGTCAATGCTAAAGAATTTATCGCTAAGGTGAAACAGGATGTTGACGACGTCAATTGGCAAAACTACCAACTGACTGAGCAAAACCCTGCTTTAAAATCTTACAATCGTAGTATCAGCCTCCTTCAAAAAACGGTAAAACGTTTAGTGATTGTAACCATTATTGCCAGTGCTATATTGGTTATCCTACTACTAACCTTTAATGTACATAATCGTTTACGTGAATGCGGTGTCTTATTAGCTCTTGGAAAATCTAAGGTCGATATTGTTAGCCAATATATCGTTGAAAACCTTCTGCTTGCCATTCCATCATTTATCGTTGCTAGTCTTGTTGGAAAAACATTAGGACAATTATTAGCTAACCAGACCGTGGACTCTGTTGCTCATACCGTCAGAGAAGAAGTTATGAAGCAATTAGGCGGTTATACCTTGGGTGCTGACAGTCAGACTGACCTTATCATGCAAACTGTCAAGCACTTCCAAGTCCATCTAAGCTCTAATGAGCTAATCAGTATGATGGCTATCAGCAGTGGCTTGATTGTTATCGGTATTATCGTAGCAAGCTTACCAGTTATCCTACTAAAACCAAAAGATATTTTAACTAAGATTTCATAA
- a CDS encoding ABC transporter ATP-binding protein, which produces MLTINHLSYTYDGINQQQVFKDLNYDFEKGTFYSIVGHSGTGKTTLLSLLAGLDKPTSGQVLIEGKDLKDIGYANYRRHHVSLVFQNYNLLDYLTPLENIRLVNKKAKAEVLLDLGLSKEQINRNILQLSGGQQQRVAIARSLVSGAKVMLLDEPTGNLDEEIAIDIVQNLKDIAHHEDKCVIMVTHSKALAKMADVQLTLRNGHLEQLR; this is translated from the coding sequence ATGCTAACCATTAACCATTTATCCTATACTTATGACGGTATCAACCAGCAACAGGTATTCAAAGATTTAAATTACGATTTTGAAAAAGGCACCTTTTATTCTATTGTTGGCCATTCAGGCACAGGTAAGACGACCCTACTCTCACTCTTAGCAGGACTAGATAAACCAACTTCAGGTCAAGTCTTGATAGAAGGAAAAGATTTAAAGGACATCGGCTACGCTAACTACCGTCGTCATCATGTCTCCTTAGTCTTTCAAAATTATAATCTCCTAGATTATCTAACCCCTTTGGAAAATATCAGACTCGTTAATAAAAAAGCAAAGGCTGAAGTTTTACTTGATTTAGGTCTGTCGAAAGAACAAATTAATCGAAATATCTTACAGCTCTCTGGGGGTCAACAACAACGTGTCGCCATTGCCCGATCTCTTGTTTCAGGAGCTAAGGTCATGCTGTTAGATGAACCTACTGGTAACTTGGATGAAGAAATTGCCATTGACATCGTTCAAAACCTCAAAGACATCGCTCATCATGAAGACAAATGTGTCATCATGGTTACACATAGCAAGGCACTAGCCAAAATGGCTGACGTTCAACTAACCTTGAGAAATGGTCATTTAGAACAGCTTCGCTAA
- a CDS encoding glutathione S-transferase family protein gives MKLWYSKTSPFSRKVLVTIYHHHLEEQIEFALTTVAFDAQAPHNQDNPLGRVPALRTKEGIWLYGSYTIVDYLDSLSDKDKFIPTDFHRYEILALHSLADGILENAMPMLVERLNRPSEYWWNERHKQYTDRCRASFQQLEEIIFSQPFSLNIGTITAVAVIDWWILRQNYLDISLQEEFPKLIDWNRKMTDTYPELDRSWSFT, from the coding sequence ATGAAATTATGGTATTCGAAAACTAGTCCATTTTCTCGAAAAGTGCTGGTTACTATCTATCATCATCATTTAGAAGAACAAATAGAATTCGCCTTAACGACAGTAGCTTTTGATGCACAAGCACCACATAACCAAGATAATCCATTGGGGCGTGTTCCTGCTCTGAGGACCAAGGAGGGGATTTGGCTTTATGGATCCTACACGATAGTTGATTATTTAGATAGTTTGAGTGACAAAGATAAATTCATTCCGACAGATTTTCATCGTTATGAGATTCTAGCGTTGCATAGTCTTGCAGATGGTATTTTGGAAAATGCTATGCCTATGTTAGTTGAACGTCTAAATCGTCCTTCAGAATACTGGTGGAATGAACGCCATAAACAATATACTGACCGTTGTAGAGCAAGTTTTCAACAATTAGAAGAGATTATCTTTTCTCAACCTTTCTCTTTAAATATTGGGACAATAACAGCTGTAGCAGTTATTGATTGGTGGATATTGCGACAGAACTACCTTGATATTTCTTTACAAGAAGAATTTCCAAAACTAATCGATTGGAATCGGAAGATGACTGATACTTATCCAGAATTGGATAGAAGTTGGAGTTTTACTTAG
- a CDS encoding MFS transporter: MKKNSSLFKISLLSISLLSALAQAVSAAFPAMYESFPNESSAAIETLGTIPNFGMLFGLLVSPLLIRMTNKKTTVMIGLILALVSGVFPMFATSYFPILISRVLLGIGIGLFASLAVSMIADYFEGNELSTMLGFQNAMGSVGSGVCSLALGYLLTFGWQAAFSIYFLAIPAIVLFGLFVPSDTKQVVKQEFQKEKVATKQKLSLPVLLIAVILFCFFVILVPMSYKMPQLVVSKGIGTAGDASTIYGIFTLIGIPVSLGYGFLKNKIGQNLYPLSLLCLAFGFGTMSFTNSLALIYVAGIINGIGFGLAVPFGYNWISEVADRDSVNLATTVALLSINMGVFLSPVVMNGLGTLLTDGQPDSIMRISAIGFVGLILMTKGLQIFLSKNK, encoded by the coding sequence ATGAAAAAGAACTCTTCATTATTTAAAATATCACTTCTTTCAATCTCTTTATTATCTGCTTTAGCCCAAGCAGTTTCTGCAGCTTTTCCAGCTATGTATGAATCATTTCCAAATGAAAGTTCAGCAGCTATTGAAACCTTGGGGACGATTCCCAATTTTGGTATGCTATTTGGTCTTTTAGTAAGTCCCTTGCTCATTCGAATGACGAATAAGAAAACCACTGTTATGATTGGTCTGATATTGGCTCTGGTTAGTGGTGTCTTTCCAATGTTTGCTACAAGCTATTTTCCGATTCTGATATCTAGGGTATTGTTGGGAATTGGAATAGGTTTATTTGCCTCTTTAGCAGTAAGTATGATTGCTGATTACTTTGAAGGCAATGAGTTGTCAACCATGCTTGGTTTTCAGAATGCTATGGGAAGTGTTGGTAGCGGTGTGTGCTCACTTGCACTTGGCTATTTATTGACATTTGGTTGGCAAGCGGCCTTTTCAATCTACTTCCTTGCGATACCCGCTATTGTTCTATTTGGCTTATTTGTTCCATCTGATACAAAACAAGTGGTAAAACAAGAGTTTCAAAAAGAAAAAGTAGCAACGAAGCAAAAACTAAGCTTACCTGTTTTACTAATTGCTGTAATATTATTCTGTTTCTTTGTCATCCTAGTGCCAATGAGCTATAAGATGCCACAACTTGTTGTTAGTAAAGGAATAGGAACTGCAGGTGATGCTTCAACCATTTATGGTATATTTACCTTGATTGGAATCCCAGTTTCACTTGGATATGGTTTTTTGAAAAATAAAATTGGACAAAATTTGTATCCACTTAGTTTATTATGCTTAGCTTTCGGCTTTGGTACCATGTCGTTTACTAATAGCTTAGCTTTGATTTATGTCGCAGGAATTATCAATGGCATTGGTTTTGGTTTAGCAGTTCCTTTTGGGTATAACTGGATTAGTGAAGTTGCAGATAGAGATTCCGTCAATTTAGCAACAACAGTAGCTTTGTTGAGTATAAACATGGGCGTTTTCCTATCTCCAGTAGTAATGAATGGCTTAGGGACTCTTCTTACAGATGGTCAACCAGATAGCATTATGCGTATTTCAGCTATTGGATTTGTCGGTCTAATCCTTATGACAAAAGGACTACAAATATTTTTATCAAAGAACAAATAA
- a CDS encoding serine hydrolase domain-containing protein: MTKWEIIQRHIQDAVDNQVITGAAIHIVKDGETVLNAGFGQDKRDSIYRIYSMTKVVTAVAIYKLIEEGRLRITDCLADYLPAFENHVFYNKNGELALGRKITIKDLLNMTSGMPYPGEDSQSAIRMKEFEQEIVLKMRNGTRYSTKELMNLVAAVPGEFEAGTEWSYGISADILGGVIEVVTGQTLSQFFEEHIFQPLGMYDTGFFVPEKKLDRISAITRRHPEFQYVDTFDRKALETDVTDYLTLPFVYDVNTVEPQFLSGGGGLYSTTQDFSQLAQCLLNFGRYAEGQLLQEDTIKEMTQLPTEGAFYSAVHEKAVGNGIPGYSYHNLLRILTHPDEAKVLGVDGNVGEFGWDGAGGNFVVIDPIDNISVVFMMQDLHAAEPILRRNIYRTIFQ, encoded by the coding sequence ATGACAAAATGGGAAATTATTCAACGACATATTCAAGATGCGGTTGATAATCAGGTTATCACAGGCGCAGCCATTCATATTGTAAAAGATGGGGAAACGGTTCTAAATGCAGGTTTCGGTCAAGATAAACGAGATAGTATCTATCGGATCTATTCTATGACCAAGGTAGTGACAGCTGTAGCTATTTACAAGCTCATTGAGGAAGGAAGATTGCGGATAACAGATTGTCTAGCAGACTATTTACCTGCATTTGAAAACCATGTTTTTTACAATAAGAATGGAGAGTTAGCTCTTGGTAGAAAGATTACAATCAAAGATTTATTGAATATGACGTCTGGTATGCCTTATCCTGGGGAAGATTCACAAAGTGCTATTAGAATGAAAGAATTTGAACAAGAAATAGTGTTAAAAATGAGGAATGGAACAAGGTATTCAACCAAAGAACTCATGAATTTGGTAGCAGCTGTTCCTGGGGAATTCGAAGCAGGGACAGAGTGGAGCTATGGTATCTCAGCAGATATTCTAGGTGGAGTCATTGAAGTTGTCACTGGTCAAACATTAAGTCAGTTTTTTGAAGAACACATTTTTCAACCGTTAGGTATGTATGACACAGGATTTTTCGTTCCTGAGAAAAAATTAGACCGAATAAGCGCGATTACTAGACGTCATCCTGAGTTCCAATATGTTGATACATTTGACAGAAAAGCGCTCGAGACAGATGTGACTGACTATTTAACATTGCCCTTTGTGTATGATGTTAATACCGTAGAGCCTCAATTCTTATCTGGTGGAGGCGGTTTGTATTCGACAACTCAAGATTTTAGTCAATTAGCCCAATGTCTGCTGAATTTTGGTAGATACGCTGAAGGTCAACTACTTCAGGAAGATACCATTAAAGAAATGACTCAATTGCCAACTGAAGGTGCATTCTATTCAGCGGTACACGAAAAGGCGGTCGGCAACGGAATTCCAGGTTATTCCTATCATAACTTATTAAGAATTCTGACTCATCCAGATGAAGCTAAAGTACTTGGTGTTGATGGAAATGTTGGAGAATTTGGTTGGGATGGTGCTGGCGGAAACTTTGTAGTGATTGATCCAATTGACAATATTTCTGTTGTATTTATGATGCAGGATTTACATGCAGCTGAACCGATTCTTAGACGAAACATTTATCGAACAATCTTTCAATAA